A DNA window from Pyrus communis chromosome 3, drPyrComm1.1, whole genome shotgun sequence contains the following coding sequences:
- the LOC137728387 gene encoding uncharacterized protein — protein MVGSGSSSGDLRTPQFDGANYDFWAVKMETILIAHDLWDVVELGVQVQQISEEEEGSGEEGSEAEQIPVEPPTISKEDRIKNAKALSLIQGAITDELFPRIRNGKTAKGA, from the coding sequence ATGGTGGGATCAGGTTCTTCCAGTGGAGACTTACGAACTCCACAGTTCGATGGTGCAAACTATGATTTTTGGGCTGTCAAGATGGAAACTATCCTCATAGCGCATGATCTATGGGATGTAGTGGAACTCGGTGTACAAGTTCAGCAGATTTCTGAAGAGGAAGAAGGTTCTGGAGAGGAGGGTAGCGAGGCTGAGCAAATTCCAGTGGAACCACCAACCATCTCCAAAGAGGACAGAATCAAAAACGCCAAGGCGTTGAGTCTTATACAAGGAGCTATAACAGATGAGCTTTTTCCTCGTATCAGAAATGGGAAGACTGCAAAAGGGGCTTAG